From Clarias gariepinus isolate MV-2021 ecotype Netherlands chromosome 2, CGAR_prim_01v2, whole genome shotgun sequence, one genomic window encodes:
- the LOC128513130 gene encoding uncharacterized protein LOC128513130 has translation MVNLRGLFIPQLLFAFFTTCLCEITSADVRYVHPGETITLPCNITDYPLISWYQLRSDEVKLLISAELLGIDKIFSLSYTVNESHFGIKESSSLATLVIIGVRETDVGFYYCEGRNRIHKQFEKLIRLNFADISPAPKNHSCNSAKHQDTLRSTGLEFWIAVCVCSVSILINLSFVFCCIFKGKSLTSCRFSSNPTDSKQKEENIQYASVQYKRRSRATAKKNTALESDKVIYAAVTPKTN, from the exons ATGGTTAATCTACGTGGTCTCTTCATACCACAGCTTCTGTTTG CTTTCTTTACAACATGTCTCTGTGAGATCACTTCAGCAGATGTCAGATATGTCCATCCTGGAGAGACCATCACCCTGCCCTGTAACATTACTGACTATCCGTTGATATCATGGTATCAACTGAGATCTGATGAAGTGAAGCTGCTGATATCTGCTGAACTACTGGGCATAGACAAAATCTTTTCCCTCTCTTATACTGTGAATGAAAGCCATTTTGGTATAAAAGAAAGCAGCAGTTTGGCCACTTTAGTGATTATTGGAGTTAGAGAGACAGATGTGGGGTTTTATTACTGTGAAGGTCGAAACAGGATACACAAACAGTTTGAGAAACTCATAAGACTCAACTTTGCAG ATATTTCACCTGCCCCAAAAAATCACTCCTGTAATTCAGCTAAGCATCAGGATACCCTGCGGTCTACAGGATTAGAGTTCTggattgcagtgtgtgtgtgttcagtctcAATCCTAATAAACCTCAGTTTTGTGTTTTGCTGCATATTCAAAG GAAAGTCATTAACGTCTTGCCGCTTCTCCAGTAACCCCACAGACTCCAAACAAAAG GAAGAAAACATTCAGTATGCAAGTGTCCAGTACAAAAGAAGGTCCAGAGCAACTGCAAAGAAAAACACAGCATTAGAGTCAGACAAAGTGATTTATGCAGCAGTCACTCCGAAGACCAACTGA